In one window of Solanum pennellii chromosome 2, SPENNV200 DNA:
- the LOC114075967 gene encoding uncharacterized protein LOC114075967, whose protein sequence is MNLIGYSDSDWGGGVDDSRSTSGYFSCLGTNCFSWSSRKQETTTQSTTEAEYIAAASVVNKVIWLDEGLRPRTNTSYQDQVLQQFNSFNLKKSSVSWSN, encoded by the coding sequence ATGAACCTGATCGGGTACTCTGATAGTGATTGGGGTGGTGGAGTTGATGATTCTAGAAGCACATCTGGATATTTTTCCTGTTTGGGGACAAATTGTTTTAGTTGGAGCTCTAGAAAACAAGAAACTACAACTCAATCAACAACAGAAGCTGAGTACATAGCTGCTGCATCTGTTGTGAATAAGGTTATCTGGCTAGATGAAGGACTTAGGCCAAGAACAAATACAAGCTATCAAGATCAAGTGTTACAACAGTTCAACAGTTTCAATCTCAAAAAATCTAGTGTTTCATGGTCGAACTAA